CTGATGAATAAGGTCTCATGCGGCATCCGCCAAGAGCTGGACCGAGGGTGGTATTATGTATGGCGATGATGGCTTTAAGCCCTGTTTCTTCATCGTTGCAAAACACGACCTGCTCATGGTTCTGTATTTTCTGGAACATATCCATATCATTTCCCCCTACAAGCTCTCTGTTTGTAACCGCTTTCAATTCAGTCGATACTTTAGACACTTTGCTTCCTCCTTTTACTACCCGCTTCATAAATGATTCTAGCTATCTTGTATTCTTTCTTTGATTATCTCTTTCGGTAATACCACTTGCTTCACTTCACCTTTTCCGATGAGTCTGTCACTCTTTCTATCTCTGACAGTCACTTCCGTTACGATGACGTTTCGTTCATGTTCAATAACGTTCGCTCTAATTTCAAGAAGGGAACCTGTTTTCGCCGGAGCCACATGCCGGGCGTTCACCTCTGCCCCCATTCCTTCTTCGTCATCTTCCAAATAGGGTAGAATGATTTTCCTGGATGCCCATTCCATGTGATATACCATCGACACCGTTGAATACACGGGATGAACCACGTTTCCTTCAAACTGGGCATACATGCCGGGGGTGACTTCAGTCGTAATGACGGCGGTATGTCCTACTGCTAATCCAGACTTCATTG
The DNA window shown above is from Rossellomorea vietnamensis and carries:
- a CDS encoding thioesterase family protein — translated: MKSGLAVGHTAVITTEVTPGMYAQFEGNVVHPVYSTVSMVYHMEWASRKIILPYLEDDEEGMGAEVNARHVAPAKTGSLLEIRANVIEHERNVIVTEVTVRDRKSDRLIGKGEVKQVVLPKEIIKERIQDS